One segment of Engraulis encrasicolus isolate BLACKSEA-1 chromosome 7, IST_EnEncr_1.0, whole genome shotgun sequence DNA contains the following:
- the ecscr gene encoding endothelial cell-specific chemotaxis regulator isoform X1 has product MDCLKCSLLVVSAVICLSTVVSTETSGITEALNLANSTEMTLPSAITTQMSSATERTTMGGTGPTVKPTLQNNAPGKASVLTTASESSADQKTTSMGLLPSILPTTSSQISIKSPESSSSSSSTPHQHNPSSGPVVLSGTTTPVLPLGTSAKDSLWPSSPSPSAKPTSSLTMLAFGVMGIILLMVIVMVVLVTIVNLKGQCKNNKEKDQKGWESVIESNGTNGERESITLVSVRPLNADNDTDSPRLSSAPSTILDTEELEVCKEA; this is encoded by the exons ATGGACTGCCTAAAATGTTCCCTGCTGGTTGTCTCTGCGGTTATCTGTCTTTCAACAG TTGTATCTACAGAAACCTCTGGAATAACGGAGGCACTAAATCTAGCAAATAGTACGG AAATGACTCTGCCAAGCGCTATTACCACCCAGATGAGTTCAGCAACTGAGAGAACAACAATGGGGGGCACAGGACCAACAGTAAAACCCACCCTTCAAAACAATGCACCAG gcaAAGCCTCAGTGTTAACCACCGCCTCCGAGTCCTCAGCCGATCAGAAAACTACCTCAATGG GACTGCTGCCGAGCATCTTGCCTACAACGTCATCACAGATATCCATAAAAAGCCcagagtcatcatcatcatcctcctcaacTCCACACCAACACAACCCCAGCTCTG GTCCAGTGGTGTTGTCAGGGACGACAACACCAGTCTTACCCCTAGGGACGTCGGCAAAGGACTCATTATGGCCATCATCTCCGTCTCCCTCTGCCAAACCCACAAGCAGCCTGACCATGCTGGCTTTTG GGGTAATGGGCATCATTCTCCTCATGGTCATCgtcatggtggtgttggtgaccATTGTCAATCTGAAAGGCCAGTGCAAGAACAACAAAGAAAAAG atcaaaaaggttgggaatctgTCATTGAGAG CAATGGtaccaatggagagagagaaagcatcacACTTGTCTCTGTGAGGCCACTTAATGCAGACAATG ATACCGATTCTCCTCGTCTTTCGTCAGCTCCGAGCACAATACTGGACACTGAGGAGTTGGAGGTCTGCAAAGAGGCTTAA
- the ecscr gene encoding endothelial cell-specific chemotaxis regulator isoform X2, with translation MDCLKCSLLVVSAVICLSTGKASVLTTASESSADQKTTSMGLLPSILPTTSSQISIKSPESSSSSSSTPHQHNPSSGPVVLSGTTTPVLPLGTSAKDSLWPSSPSPSAKPTSSLTMLAFGVMGIILLMVIVMVVLVTIVNLKGQCKNNKEKDQKGWESVIESNGTNGERESITLVSVRPLNADNDTDSPRLSSAPSTILDTEELEVCKEA, from the exons ATGGACTGCCTAAAATGTTCCCTGCTGGTTGTCTCTGCGGTTATCTGTCTTTCAACAG gcaAAGCCTCAGTGTTAACCACCGCCTCCGAGTCCTCAGCCGATCAGAAAACTACCTCAATGG GACTGCTGCCGAGCATCTTGCCTACAACGTCATCACAGATATCCATAAAAAGCCcagagtcatcatcatcatcctcctcaacTCCACACCAACACAACCCCAGCTCTG GTCCAGTGGTGTTGTCAGGGACGACAACACCAGTCTTACCCCTAGGGACGTCGGCAAAGGACTCATTATGGCCATCATCTCCGTCTCCCTCTGCCAAACCCACAAGCAGCCTGACCATGCTGGCTTTTG GGGTAATGGGCATCATTCTCCTCATGGTCATCgtcatggtggtgttggtgaccATTGTCAATCTGAAAGGCCAGTGCAAGAACAACAAAGAAAAAG atcaaaaaggttgggaatctgTCATTGAGAG CAATGGtaccaatggagagagagaaagcatcacACTTGTCTCTGTGAGGCCACTTAATGCAGACAATG ATACCGATTCTCCTCGTCTTTCGTCAGCTCCGAGCACAATACTGGACACTGAGGAGTTGGAGGTCTGCAAAGAGGCTTAA
- the dnajc18 gene encoding dnaJ homolog subfamily C member 18, protein MEKEEAERLVEKAKVCLRSGRRDRALQLLYEAQKTYPTTRARVLIDAILGDGDSNGPESERTFTPPPGWRTADVNAQQQQQQEEERRSHDRRGSSGAGAGAGAGYSNGAGAGDDNKTYTEEQRQGVLRIKRCKNFYEILGVTKDASDEDLKKSYRKLALRFHPDKNCAPGATDAFKAIGNAYAVLSNPDKRKQYDVYGEQGAAESSSNNSSSPSASGGRYQRTFHRDFEADISPEELFNMFFGGRFPTGNIHVYTNRAGGASYAHFYQPPRRRRAYERREEVVVEENQSQNTFTAFLQLLPVLVLILISVVTQMMATNPPYSLFYKPSMGLVVSRETQHQGVPYYVDKGFTKEYHGTALEELEKTIESDYIDHLQSSCWKEKQQKSDLANLGQLYRDERLKQKAESMRLEHCEKLHRFVARHRGD, encoded by the exons ATGGAGAAAGAAGAAGCGGAGAGATTAGTCGAGAAAGCAAAGGTATGCTTGCGATCTGGACGGAGAGACAGGGCTCTTCAGCTGTTGTATGAAGCCCAGAAGACATACCCCACAACCAGAGCCAGAG TCCTCATCGATGCCATCTTGGGAGATGGGGACTCTAACGGGCCTGAGTCGGAGCGCACGTTCACCCCTCCACCTGGCTGGAGAACAGCTGACGTCaatgcacagcagcagcagcagcaagaggaggagcggaggagccACGACAGGAGGGGAAgctctggagctggagcaggggcaggggctggTTACAGTAACGGTGCAGGTGCTGGTGACGACAACAAGACTTACACAGAGGAGCAGCGGCAAGGAGTGCTCAG AATAAAGAGATGCAAGAACTTCTATGAGATCCTGGGCGTGACGAAGGACGCCTCAGACGAGGACCTGAAGAAGTCCTATCGGAAGCTGGCTCTGCGCTTCCACCCAGACAAGAACTGCGCTCCTGGAGCCACAGACGCTTTTAAAG CCATAGGTAATGCATACGCTGTGCTGAGCAACCCGGACAAGAGGAAGCAGTATGACGTGTATGGGGAGCAGGGTGCGGCTgagagcagcagcaacaacagcagcagtccGTCAGCCTCCGGGGGGCGCTACCAGCGCACCTTCCACCGCGACTTCGAGGCGGACATCTCCCCTGAGGAGCTCTTCAACATGTTTTTCGGCGGGAGGTTCCCAACAG gCAACATCCACGTGTACACCAACAGAGCAGGAGGCGCGTCCTACGCCCATTTCTACCAGCCTCCGCGGCGGCGCAGAGCCTATGAGCGGcgcgaggaggtggtggtggaggagaaccAGAGCCAG AACACTTTTACAGCGTTCCTGCAGCTTCTCCCTGTCCTGGTGTTGATCCTCATCTCCGTGGTAACGCAGATGATGGCCACCAACCCCCCATACAGCCTCTTCTATAAACC GTCCATGGGCTTGGTGGTGTCCAGAGAGACGCAGCACCAGGGTGTGCCCTACTACGTGGACAAGGGCTTCACTAAGGAGTACCACGGGACGGcactggaggagctggagaagacCATAGAGAGCGACTACATAGACCACCTACAGAGCAGCTGCTGGAAGGAGAAACAACAAA